DNA from Labrus bergylta chromosome 3, fLabBer1.1, whole genome shotgun sequence:
AGAGTCTGCAGGATCAGACGATATCAGGAGATCAGAAGAGTCACATCAGGAATCCAACgatcaatttaaaaacaaacacagactcacagcAGCTAACTTTAACTTCTTCACATGCaggacaacttttttttatttctacaacATCATGAAAGGTGTGCAGCATTAAGGCCACGTGTTCCTGAGTCATAAAGACTAATCCAGAAGACTGGCCCAGGTCTAAAGGAATCTGGACTCGTCTTAATAAACCTCTCACCTGTTTGCTGCCGCGCGAGCTTCCTCTCCAGGGCTCGCTGTCTGTTGAGCTCTATGCGTCTGCGCTGCTCCTCggtgagggagggggcagctggggagggaaaggaggaggatggtgggggagctggagcaggagtAGAGTGGAGTGCCCTCTGCAGGTCATCAGGGAAAACTGCACTGTCAAACGGATCTGGATCCGCAAAGACATGCTGTTCAGGAGCCGGCTCGTCTTCACCTGAAACAGAGAAATAAGAGTGTGGGAGTCTGAACCTCTGCTCTCAAACTCATTCAATGTCTGTGTGTTAAGAGCTGAGCTGAAGGTTGCACTTGCTGTCCGTGCCTGCTGAGcgtatttacacattttttaagaGGGCATCTCAGCACTAGGAGGGAAgatcagatcaaaacaaacgacATGTCACTTTCCTGAGATCTAGTTTGTAAAGACATGTCCGACAGTTTGGGCGCACCAGGGGCctgtttcagaaagaaggttcaacaaaccctcagtctaactctgagctctgagcGGATTTACCCTCAGGTGAGAAACTCTGAGTTTTTTGTTCCAGTTCAgctgactttgactttttttaaaatcaactcTGAGCCGGTTCACTCTGTTCAGCACGTGCACCACGACGATTAAAAgccaacattaatggagcccCGATACAacgattcaccatggcaacaggagacaaaaacaagagtACTTTAACCCTCTAGAAAATAAAGGCACACAAAAGACTTCTGGAACGGGCTtgagttacccctctttctaAAAAGCTTCCCTAAATTCAGAGTTAACAGACTCAGTGTTGCCTGCTTACTGAAACGGGCCCAGGGTGTGTTTCAAACAGCAGAAATGCGTGTTGTGTTCATGAAGCGTCGTTATAGAGCTGCATCACCTGGACGAGACTAATCTCTCCCACATCCTGTCGTGCCCTGAGGATTTGATGAAGCCACACCCTCTTTTTCTtcgctgctcgtctcctcctcctcagaaggagaaacatacaaacatactgTGCATCCAAAAAGTAGATATTTTTCCCGACTCTCGCTTGGGGCACCTAGCAACTTGCACCAAGACTTGGGCTGCACCCTAACCCCGCGGCGAGCACAGCGCACACTGTATCCTATCTGAAGGACCCTTTCATCTCCAGCTCTCTAAAACTGGAGCCCTGGTATACAAAATACTCTTTCAAACAATGTATCTCTTGAAATATTTACCTATGAAGTCTTGGTGTGTCAGCGGCATGTCCAGTCGTATCCGTTTGAGACAGGTCTGCACCTCCTTCTTGTTGCCGAGCTTCTCCACTCTGTCGATAAAATCATCAAACTGCAGTTTGGGGTACAGCCTGTGAGCCCAGTTCTCCATCTTGTGCATCAGCAGCCGCAGGTCCTCGGCCTGGACGGatgatacacacaaacaccatcaAACTATGACTAAAGCATGAGTATGATGTCATAATGTGGAGCCGGTATGAACGAGTCAACAGAGCTGGAAGTCAGCTTCAGCGATGAGATTTTACAGGGTGCTGCAGCTCCCTCAGCACCCCTACTTCCTGCGCCGCTGTGACTCAGTGACACGTCATCTGTTAGGTTTAGTTGTGTAAACGTGTCGGTCGTTATCTCTCACCTCGCGTCCTTTGCCTTTAAACTGAACATCTTCAAACAACGTTCGCAGAGCAGGAAGTCCTCTGTCTGAGATCAGCCTgaaacaataaatgtaaaatgtttttaaactccTGTTAGGTTAAAgttccaatcagtgagatgtgtagtgagtgtgATGATAAAGTGACTttactctatgatcagacattaaggaaacatgctatgttgaagtgctggcttctctgacaacaatgcagcagccagtatgtcctccttctaactttagattctgctcctgaatgctctgaatttgtttggaccagagaaggtaggcggttttaaggcacccccacacggccgttttggacgcccctcagtttgccagatatgagagcagttatcaggtcaacaggtgttgcagcgatggaagcgggcaagagaattggttcagatagaagtgattgtacccgacctaaaaagcctctgcatgtttctaataaactcCACGAGCgatgtgtgagcatcgactctagagaggagggggcggggcgggggggggaagctctctacaatgtttagaatttgaactgcagtacccattttaaacactaggtgtcagagttacacatTGGTCTAACAGGACCATTAGAGACGTCTGAGATACCTCTGGGAGTCCAGTTTGGGTTGTGGCCTCCTCACTCCTTTTCTTTTAGCAGCAGGAACATCAGCGAGTTTTGACACGTCCCCGTTCTCGTCCTCTGCgtgagacaaaaaacaaacgaTTGATTACCACCTCTACCATATCATTACTTACTCTCCTACCATGAAtcatattgtatttatttatttatttaactgccTTGAATAGCTGGAAAGTCTCTTGAGAGCATCCTACAGCAGCTTCTCACCATTTCCAAAAGGGTCTCCATCCTCTCGCCCCCCCTGTCCCGGAGagtgtggaggaggaagaggagggaaagCTTCATCCTCTAAGCCGTCATAGTCAGGGATGTTGAAGCGGCCGTTTCTCTGTGGGCTGGACATGGTGTGTAACTCCTGGACAAAACGTCAGATCTGTTACAGCAGTTTGAAATTCCTTTGATTGAAACAAATACGAcatgcaaacaaaaagaaacctgTCCCTGTTTCACTAATTATCCTCTTGCTGCTTTTACGTCTTCTGACTTCtttaattttcttattttctctttatcaaacgcacagtatgtaaattccaccaccagggggatcaaaacaataaagatgacatcaaggctggcggggaatcatgggagttctctct
Protein-coding regions in this window:
- the tipin gene encoding TIMELESS-interacting protein, with product MSSPQRNGRFNIPDYDGLEDEAFPPLPPPHSPGQGGREDGDPFGNEDENGDVSKLADVPAAKRKGVRRPQPKLDSQRLISDRGLPALRTLFEDVQFKGKGREAEDLRLLMHKMENWAHRLYPKLQFDDFIDRVEKLGNKKEVQTCLKRIRLDMPLTHQDFIGEDEPAPEQHVFADPDPFDSAVFPDDLQRALHSTPAPAPPPSSSFPSPAAPSLTEEQRRRIELNRQRALERKLARQQTDSQTADSSARSDEPAPVSSVNDLHACKAEAEEEEAEEDLHPEPDSSSTQQPKESAHRDSEASAESAQCEGEESSLSAEPEHDIEQEDGDSKS